A genomic window from Aquabacterium sp. OR-4 includes:
- the uvrB gene encoding excinuclease ABC subunit UvrB, with translation MSDLADLSAAEDASPMPSGEGQFVTFPGSPFQLFQPYPPAGDQPAAIDQLCEGIADGLAYQTLLGVTGSGKTFTMANVIARMGRPAIVFAPNKTLAAQLYSEFREFFPKNAVEYFVSYYDYYQPEAYVPQRDLFIEKDSSINEHIEQMRLSATKSVLERRDTIIVASVSAIYGIGKPEDYTQMRFIVRVGDKIGQRDAIAQLIRMQYSRNDVDFSRGSFRVRGDTIDVFPAEHSELAIRIELFDDEIESLSLLDPLTGRIRQKIPRFVIYPSSHYVTPRERVLSAIDTIKLELRERLDELVKGGKLVEAQRLEQRTRFDLEMLQEVGHCKGIENYTRHLSGAKPGDPPPTMVDYMPRDALMFLDESHVLIGQLGGMFNGDRARKTVLVEYGFRLPSALDNRPLKFDEFETKMRQCVFVSATPADYEKTHAGAVVEQVVRPTGLVDPIVDVRPAAQQVDDVLQEIRNTVLKGERVLITTLTKRMAEQLTDYLTDNGVKVRYLHSDIDTVERVEILRDLRLGTFDVLVGINLLREGIDIPEVSLVAILDADKEGFLRAERSLIQTIGRAARNANGRAILYADKITESMRRAMDETARRRAKQTEFNAEHGITPRTVMKQVKELIDGVVSQADDKTKVQGLMDAVETEGLSEKDLAKRIKALEKQMIEHAKNLEFEKAARVRDQLALLREQVFGAGGAHDVNVVPLAKA, from the coding sequence ATGTCCGATCTTGCCGACCTGTCTGCCGCGGAAGATGCCTCGCCCATGCCATCGGGCGAAGGCCAGTTCGTCACGTTCCCGGGCTCGCCGTTCCAGCTGTTCCAGCCCTATCCGCCGGCCGGTGACCAGCCCGCCGCCATCGACCAGCTGTGCGAGGGCATAGCCGACGGCCTGGCCTACCAGACCCTGCTGGGCGTGACCGGCTCGGGCAAGACCTTCACGATGGCCAATGTGATCGCCCGCATGGGCCGGCCGGCCATCGTGTTTGCGCCCAACAAGACGCTGGCCGCCCAGCTGTACAGCGAGTTCCGCGAGTTCTTTCCCAAGAACGCGGTGGAGTACTTCGTCTCGTACTACGACTACTACCAGCCCGAGGCCTATGTGCCGCAGCGCGACCTGTTCATCGAGAAGGACAGCTCGATCAACGAGCACATCGAGCAGATGCGGCTGTCGGCCACCAAGAGCGTGCTGGAGCGGCGCGACACCATCATCGTGGCCTCGGTCAGCGCCATCTACGGCATCGGCAAGCCCGAGGACTACACGCAGATGCGCTTCATCGTGCGCGTGGGCGACAAGATCGGCCAGCGCGATGCCATCGCGCAGCTGATCCGCATGCAGTACAGCCGCAACGACGTCGACTTCAGCCGCGGCAGCTTCCGCGTGCGCGGTGACACCATCGACGTGTTTCCGGCCGAGCACAGCGAGCTGGCCATCCGCATCGAGCTGTTCGACGACGAGATCGAATCGCTGAGCCTGCTCGACCCGCTGACCGGCCGCATCCGCCAGAAGATTCCGCGCTTCGTCATCTACCCCAGCAGCCACTACGTGACGCCGCGCGAGCGCGTGCTGAGCGCCATCGACACCATCAAGCTCGAGCTGCGCGAGCGGCTGGATGAGCTGGTCAAGGGCGGCAAGCTGGTCGAGGCCCAGCGGCTCGAGCAGCGCACCCGCTTCGACCTCGAGATGCTGCAGGAGGTGGGCCACTGCAAGGGCATCGAGAACTACACCCGGCACCTGAGCGGCGCCAAGCCCGGTGACCCGCCACCCACCATGGTCGACTACATGCCGCGCGACGCGCTGATGTTCCTGGACGAGAGCCATGTGCTGATCGGCCAGCTGGGCGGCATGTTCAACGGCGACCGGGCGCGCAAGACGGTGCTGGTGGAGTACGGCTTTCGCCTGCCCAGCGCGCTCGACAACCGGCCGCTGAAGTTCGACGAGTTCGAGACCAAGATGCGCCAGTGCGTGTTCGTCTCGGCCACGCCGGCCGACTATGAAAAGACCCATGCCGGCGCGGTGGTGGAGCAGGTGGTGCGGCCCACCGGCCTGGTCGACCCCATCGTCGACGTGCGGCCGGCCGCGCAGCAGGTGGACGACGTGCTGCAGGAGATCCGCAACACGGTCTTGAAGGGCGAGCGGGTGCTGATCACCACGCTGACCAAGCGCATGGCCGAGCAGCTCACCGACTACCTCACCGACAACGGCGTCAAGGTGCGCTACCTGCACAGCGACATCGACACGGTCGAGCGCGTGGAGATCCTGCGCGACCTGCGCCTGGGCACCTTCGATGTGCTGGTGGGCATCAACCTGCTGCGCGAAGGCATCGACATCCCCGAGGTCAGCCTGGTGGCCATCCTCGATGCCGACAAGGAAGGCTTTCTGCGTGCCGAGCGCAGCCTGATCCAGACCATCGGCCGCGCCGCGCGCAATGCCAACGGCCGCGCCATCCTCTACGCCGACAAGATCACCGAGTCGATGCGCCGCGCGATGGACGAAACCGCCCGCCGCCGCGCCAAGCAGACCGAGTTCAATGCCGAGCACGGCATCACGCCGCGCACGGTGATGAAGCAGGTCAAGGAGCTGATCGACGGCGTGGTCTCACAGGCCGACGACAAGACCAAGGTGCAGGGCCTGATGGACGCGGTGGAGACCGAAGGCCTGAGCGAGAAAGACCTGGCCAAGCGCATCAAGGCGCTGGAAAAGCAGATGATCGAGCACGCCAAGAACCTCGAGTTCGAGAAGGCCGCCCGTGTGCGCGACCAGCTGGCGCTGCTGCGCGAGCAGGTGTTCGGTGCCGGCGGCGCACACGACGTCAACGTGGTGCCGCTGGCCAAGGCCTGA
- a CDS encoding oxygenase MpaB family protein has protein sequence MSPSRSPSLEPGSAAGAAAHTTAPGAAPGCPFHAAGAMAGAVPGADIGPRYRRPLGVLHHPGVRGEIARLDARRDCQRIVFLLSAYEFPFDMTRALEIALFHTYGSRSVARLLDRTAQFARQGQKRYDDTNLLIANFMEAGWDGDPGARAIARMNHIHSHYRIPNEDFLFVLWTFIDFPIDWMAQFGWRAFTPHECEAWFHYWHGIGQRMGLVDIPASKPAFDAFVAAYEAREFQPDEACRRVADATVAIMAAWLPAPLRGLVKPAAACLVRPQLRRAAMLAEPSPALNAVLRGVLKLRRAVKRVLSIERYPTLLADKHYRSYPQGMPPIEQIGPDALQRKKG, from the coding sequence GTGAGTCCGTCCCGTTCGCCATCGCTCGAGCCCGGCAGCGCCGCCGGCGCCGCTGCGCACACCACCGCCCCGGGTGCCGCGCCGGGCTGCCCCTTTCATGCCGCCGGCGCGATGGCCGGCGCCGTGCCGGGGGCCGACATCGGCCCGCGCTACCGCCGCCCGCTCGGTGTGCTGCACCACCCCGGCGTGCGTGGCGAGATCGCCCGGCTGGATGCCCGGCGCGACTGCCAGCGCATCGTCTTTCTGCTGTCGGCCTACGAGTTTCCGTTCGACATGACGCGGGCGCTCGAGATCGCGCTGTTCCACACCTATGGCAGCCGCTCGGTGGCGCGCCTGCTGGACCGCACGGCGCAGTTCGCGCGCCAGGGCCAGAAACGCTACGACGACACCAACCTGCTGATCGCCAACTTCATGGAAGCCGGCTGGGATGGCGACCCCGGCGCCCGCGCCATCGCGCGCATGAACCACATCCACAGCCACTACCGCATCCCGAACGAAGACTTCCTGTTCGTGCTGTGGACCTTCATCGACTTTCCGATCGACTGGATGGCGCAGTTCGGCTGGCGCGCGTTCACGCCGCACGAATGCGAGGCCTGGTTCCACTACTGGCACGGCATCGGCCAGCGCATGGGCCTGGTCGACATCCCGGCCAGCAAGCCGGCCTTCGACGCCTTTGTGGCGGCCTACGAGGCGCGCGAGTTCCAGCCAGACGAGGCCTGCCGCCGCGTGGCCGATGCCACCGTGGCCATCATGGCGGCCTGGCTGCCGGCGCCGCTGCGTGGCCTGGTCAAGCCGGCGGCGGCCTGCCTGGTGCGGCCGCAGTTGCGCCGCGCGGCGATGTTGGCCGAGCCCTCACCCGCCCTGAACGCCGTGCTGCGCGGCGTGCTGAAGCTGCGCCGCGCCGTCAAGCGCGTGCTCAGCATCGAGCGCTACCCCACGCTGCTGGCCGACAAGCATTACCGCAGCTATCCGCAGGGCATGCCGCCGATCGAGCAGATCGGGCCCGATGCGCTGCAGCGCAAAAAGGGCTGA
- a CDS encoding polyhydroxyalkanoate depolymerase: MLYQIYETQRALMAPFSEFASASAKLYNHPLSPFTHTPMAQRVAAGFDLIHRLAKDYEKPEFGIRTVPVDGVDVAVQEQYPIVLPFCRLIRFKRYSDDPVVLEKMKSQPVVLVVAPLSGHHSTLLRDTVRQLLRDHKVYITDWVDARQVPAEAGPFHLNDYVSYVQDFIRHLGPEVNVISVCQPTVPVLAAVSLLATKGEFTPRTLTMMGGPIDARRSPTAVNNLAMNKSFEWFENNVIYRVPPNFAGAGRRVYPGFLQHTGFVAMNPDRHLSAHYDYFQDLIRGDDDSTDAHRQFYDEYNAVLDMPAEYYLETIKTVFQDFALVNGTWQADDGTYVRPQDITTSALLTVEGELDDISGAGQTRAAHDLCSGVPKSRQFHYDVAGAGHYGIFSGRRWREKVYPEIKAFILTFNSPEGRLDHTPTPDELSGDYEIDRIAVDAPAAVAAEAPARKITVRKATPVKTAKTASKPTAPVAAEAPVAAAAPARTRSPRAAATAPAPAANRPTARATRKPRG; encoded by the coding sequence ATGCTTTATCAGATCTACGAGACCCAGCGTGCACTGATGGCGCCGTTTTCCGAGTTCGCCAGCGCCTCGGCCAAGCTCTACAACCATCCGCTCTCGCCCTTCACGCACACGCCGATGGCGCAGCGCGTGGCCGCCGGTTTCGACCTGATCCACCGTCTGGCCAAGGATTACGAGAAGCCCGAGTTCGGCATCCGCACCGTGCCGGTGGACGGCGTGGACGTGGCCGTGCAGGAGCAGTACCCGATCGTGCTGCCGTTCTGCCGCCTGATCCGCTTCAAGCGCTATTCGGACGATCCGGTGGTGCTTGAGAAGATGAAGAGCCAGCCGGTGGTGCTGGTGGTGGCGCCGCTGTCGGGCCACCACAGCACCCTGCTGCGCGACACCGTGCGCCAGCTGCTGCGCGACCACAAGGTGTACATCACCGACTGGGTCGATGCGCGCCAGGTGCCGGCCGAGGCGGGACCGTTCCACCTCAACGACTACGTCAGCTACGTGCAGGACTTCATCCGCCACCTGGGCCCCGAGGTCAATGTGATCTCGGTGTGCCAGCCCACCGTGCCGGTGCTGGCCGCCGTGTCGCTGCTGGCCACCAAGGGCGAGTTCACGCCGCGCACGCTGACGATGATGGGCGGCCCGATCGACGCCCGCCGTTCGCCCACCGCGGTGAACAACCTGGCGATGAACAAGAGCTTCGAGTGGTTCGAGAACAACGTGATCTACCGCGTGCCGCCGAACTTTGCTGGCGCCGGCCGGCGCGTCTACCCGGGCTTTCTGCAGCACACCGGCTTCGTGGCGATGAACCCCGACCGCCACCTGAGCGCGCACTACGACTACTTCCAGGACCTGATCCGCGGCGATGACGATTCGACCGACGCGCATCGCCAGTTCTACGACGAGTACAACGCCGTGCTCGACATGCCGGCCGAGTACTACCTCGAGACGATCAAGACCGTGTTCCAGGATTTCGCCCTGGTCAACGGCACCTGGCAGGCCGACGACGGCACCTACGTGCGCCCGCAGGACATCACCACCAGCGCCCTGCTCACCGTGGAAGGCGAGCTCGACGACATCTCGGGCGCCGGCCAGACCCGCGCCGCGCACGACCTGTGCAGCGGCGTGCCCAAGAGCCGCCAGTTCCACTACGACGTGGCCGGCGCCGGCCACTACGGCATCTTCTCGGGCCGCCGCTGGCGCGAGAAGGTGTACCCGGAGATCAAGGCCTTCATCCTGACCTTCAACAGCCCCGAGGGCCGGCTCGACCACACGCCCACCCCCGACGAGCTGAGCGGCGACTACGAGATCGACCGCATCGCCGTGGATGCCCCCGCAGCCGTGGCCGCCGAGGCACCGGCGCGCAAGATCACGGTGCGCAAGGCCACGCCGGTCAAGACGGCCAAGACCGCCTCCAAGCCCACCGCCCCGGTGGCCGCCGAGGCCCCGGTGGCCGCTGCCGCGCCGGCCCGCACGCGCAGCCCGCGCGCGGCGGCAACCGCGCCGGCCCCGGCCGCCAACCGCCCCACGGCCCGCGCCACGCGCAAGCCGCGCGGATAA
- a CDS encoding amino acid aminotransferase, which produces MSFFAAVEMAPRDPILGLNEQFAADTRADKVNLGVGVYFDDAGKLPLLACVKAAETQLTEAAKPRGYLPIDGIAAYDKAVQRLVFGADSAVLADGRVATIQALGGTGGLKVGADFLKKLNPAAQVLISDPSWENHRALFTNAGFEVGTYSYYDAANRGVKFDAMLADLNAAAAGTVVVLHACCHNPTGYDITPAQWAQVIATVKARSLVAFLDMAYQGFGDGIAEDGAVIQQFLDSGVENFFVATSFSKSFSLYGERVGALSVVCASKDETARVLSQLKIAIRTNYSNPPTHGAQVVATVLDTPALRAQWEQELAAMRQRIKQMRTLLAEKLVAAGVKQDFGFIVRQRGMFSYSGLSKPQMERLRSEFGVYGVDSGRICVAALNTQNIDKVVAAIAAVL; this is translated from the coding sequence ATGAGCTTCTTCGCCGCCGTCGAGATGGCCCCGCGTGACCCGATCCTGGGTCTGAACGAACAATTTGCCGCCGACACCCGCGCCGACAAGGTCAACCTCGGCGTCGGCGTGTACTTCGACGACGCCGGCAAGCTGCCGCTGCTGGCCTGCGTGAAGGCCGCCGAAACCCAGCTCACCGAAGCGGCCAAGCCGCGCGGCTACCTGCCCATCGACGGCATCGCCGCCTATGACAAGGCCGTGCAGCGCCTGGTGTTCGGCGCCGATTCGGCCGTGCTGGCCGACGGCCGCGTGGCCACCATCCAGGCGCTCGGCGGCACCGGCGGCCTGAAGGTGGGCGCCGATTTCCTGAAGAAGCTGAACCCCGCCGCCCAGGTGCTGATCAGCGACCCGAGCTGGGAGAACCACCGCGCGCTGTTCACCAACGCCGGCTTCGAGGTGGGCACCTACAGCTACTACGACGCCGCCAACCGGGGCGTGAAGTTCGACGCCATGCTGGCCGACCTGAACGCTGCCGCCGCCGGCACCGTGGTGGTGCTGCATGCCTGCTGCCACAACCCGACCGGCTACGACATCACCCCGGCGCAGTGGGCGCAGGTGATCGCCACCGTCAAGGCACGCAGCCTGGTGGCCTTTCTCGACATGGCCTACCAGGGCTTTGGCGACGGCATCGCCGAAGACGGCGCGGTGATCCAGCAGTTCCTGGACAGCGGCGTCGAGAACTTCTTCGTCGCCACCTCGTTCTCCAAGAGCTTCAGCCTGTACGGCGAGCGCGTGGGTGCGCTCAGCGTGGTGTGCGCCAGCAAGGACGAGACCGCCCGCGTGCTGTCGCAGCTCAAGATCGCCATCCGCACCAACTACAGCAACCCGCCCACCCATGGCGCCCAGGTGGTGGCCACGGTGCTCGACACGCCTGCGCTGCGCGCGCAGTGGGAGCAGGAGCTGGCCGCCATGCGCCAGCGCATCAAGCAGATGCGCACGCTGCTGGCCGAGAAGCTGGTGGCCGCCGGTGTAAAGCAGGATTTCGGCTTCATCGTGCGCCAGCGCGGCATGTTCAGCTACTCGGGCCTGAGCAAGCCGCAGATGGAGCGCCTGCGCAGCGAGTTCGGCGTGTACGGCGTCGATTCGGGCCGCATCTGCGTGGCCGCACTCAACACCCAGAACATCGACAAGGTGGTGGCCGCCATCGCCGCGGTGCTCTGA
- the rsxB gene encoding electron transport complex subunit RsxB produces the protein MAEQIDALLPQTQCTRCGYPDCRSYAQAIAGGREAINRCPPGGAEGVARLAALTGQAVQPLDAECGAEGPRLLAVIDEAWCIGCTLCIKACPVDCISGTHKRMHTVIDADCTGCELCVPACPVDCIRLVPVSGERTGWQAWSAAEAATAQAAYTQRNARRARHKHEHDARLEAKAAAKLADLPAHTQHTDPVVIDRKRAVIEAALARARARRAADQG, from the coding sequence TTGGCCGAGCAGATCGACGCGCTGCTGCCGCAGACCCAGTGCACCCGCTGCGGCTACCCCGATTGCCGCAGCTATGCCCAGGCGATTGCCGGCGGCCGCGAGGCCATCAACCGCTGCCCGCCCGGTGGTGCCGAAGGCGTGGCGCGGCTGGCCGCGCTGACCGGCCAGGCGGTGCAGCCGCTGGACGCGGAATGCGGCGCCGAAGGCCCGCGCCTGCTGGCCGTGATCGACGAGGCCTGGTGCATCGGCTGCACGCTGTGCATCAAGGCCTGCCCGGTCGACTGCATCAGCGGCACCCACAAGCGCATGCACACGGTGATCGACGCCGACTGCACCGGCTGCGAGCTGTGCGTGCCGGCCTGCCCGGTGGACTGCATCCGCCTGGTGCCGGTCAGCGGCGAGCGCACCGGCTGGCAGGCCTGGAGCGCGGCCGAGGCCGCCACCGCCCAGGCCGCCTACACCCAGCGCAACGCCCGCCGCGCCCGCCACAAGCACGAGCACGACGCGCGCCTGGAAGCCAAGGCCGCCGCCAAGCTGGCCGATCTGCCGGCCCACACCCAACACACCGACCCGGTGGTGATCGACCGCAAGCGCGCGGTGATCGAGGCGGCACTGGCGCGCGCCCGCGCGCGCCGCGCGGCAGACCAGGGCTGA